CGCAATGCTCCATAGTAAACGCTCAAGGGGATTGTTCATATATGAAAGGCCTTGTATTAGTATGTATGTCCATATGTTGATCGCATTTTTCTTGCATAGATAGATTCCTCCAGCCATTACTCTCTCCTTAGCTTGACCTATCACTTCTGAATTATGTTTATTACACGTATATTCCTCATGAAAAAAACGCAGGGATATTGGCTCCTGCGTTTTAGCTCTATAGGGTTAATATATATAAGCCGCTCCGATGATGATAAGAAGAATAAATAAGATAATGAAAAGTGTGAAGCCTGCTCCACAACCTGCGTCTTTGCCCATTTATACATCTCTCCTTTTGACGTTGATAACATACCTTATGTTGCAAACACCCATAGTGTATAGGCGAATGTCCTGTATCTATGATAAATGCCTCTTGTTTGGTTATAGGACAATTCCCAGAAATCATACAAGTAAATAGAGCCTTTTTGATTGGATAGAGGAGGGTGAGAGAAGATGTTCTGTCGTACAAATCGATTGCTGATCCCGTTGCCTAAACCGAAAAATCCAGATCCCAATGGTGCAGCGGCTGTTCAAGAACTGCTTGGCGGGAAATTTGGTGAAATGTCTACACTCAATAACTATATGTTTCAATCCATTAATTTTCGCAATAAAAAGAAGTTAAAACCATTCTTCGATTTGGTGGCAAGTATTACAGCAGAGGAGCTTGGTCATGTTGAGCTGGTAACCACAACAATTAACCTGATGCTTGAGGGTGTTACATATCCTGCTCCACCGGATGCAACGCCGCTAAGAGACACCAAAGATTTCCGCAACACCTATCAATATATCGCCAATGCTCAAACGGCTCTCCCTGGAGATTCAATGGGCAGGGCATGGACCGGTGATAATGTCTTCAACAGTGGCAACTTGGTGTTGGATCTATTGCATAACTTTTTTCTGGAATGCGGAGCAAGAACCCATAAGATGAGGGTATATCAGATGACAGACAATCCAGTGGCCAGAGAAATGATCGGCTACCTCCTCGTTCGGGGTGGGGTGCATGTGGTAGCATATGCGAAAGCCTTGGAGATAGCAACAGGAGTAGACATTACAAAGCTTGTTCCGATACCGAGCTTGGAAAATAAGGCGTTTGAAACGACTAGAAAATTTGAAGCAGAAGGAGCACATAGAAAGCTATACACCTTCAGTCCGACTGATTATAAGGATGTAGCTATGATCTGGAAGGGAAGTCATCCTGAAGATGGAGGAAAGCTTGAAGTCATACAAGGCTCTCCACCTGGTGCACCAATGCCGGACCTCCAAAGTGTCCCTGAAGAATTTGCACCAGGAATATCCCAAGAAGACTTCATGGAAATCGCCAAAAGACTCCAACGCTCTGCTGGGATTTAGTTAAAAATTGTATTATTGAAAATAAGCGGATTTTTAGCTGTTGATTGGAGCAAAAGGCGTAGACTCCTGCGGGGGAGTAGCGGCATTGTTGAGACCCCGCAACGAAGTGAGGAGGCTCAAGGTCGCCCCGCGGAAAGCGAAGCCATTTGCGGAAATCAACAGCGGTGTTTTATATGACCATGCTTGTAGAGACTTTCGTTCTACAAGCTTTTTGTCGTTTTTAAGATAAATGTGAAGAAAATTCTATATTATTGTTGAAAAATTCGTGCTACTATACAACTATACATAGAAAAAGTGACCAAAGAGGAGAATCGAACAAAAATGAAAAAGAAAGTAATGGCAGGTGCTCTTGTAACTTCCATCATGTTTTCTGGACAAGCTTATGCTTCTGATTATGTTGTGAAATCTGGTGATTCCTTATGGAAGATAGCTAACAATAATCAAGTTTCTGTTAGTAATATCAAATCTTGGAACAACCTTAATAGCGATCTTATTTATCCAGGTCAAAAGTTACTATTACAAGCAGGCGGTGCCACATCTCAACCAGCACCAGCACCAGCTCCGAGCCAACCTACTTCTATTACGTACACGATTAAAGCCGGAGATTCTTTGTCCATCATTGCAAGGAAACATCAAACAACTATAGCCAATCTTTTGAAACTAAATCCTTCCATTAAGGACGTTAACAGAATCTATATAGGCCAGAAAATAAACGTGGCAGCACCAAGTAGCACGGCACCGAGTCAACCTGTCGCACCTGCTCCTAGTCCAAGCAAACCTGCGCCTAAAGCTAGTACTTACATTATCAAGAGTGGGGAAAACCTTTCATCTGTTGCGAACAGACATGGTGTAACACTTAATGCCTTGTTGTCTGCCAACCCTTCCATACAAAATGCAAACCGTATTTACGTTGGACAAGTTATTAATATCCCAGGAGATGTAACTGCTACTCCTGGTAATGATGCTTCATGGGAGGCAAAAGCGGATGCAATTATTGAAACAGGGAAAAAATATTTAGGAGCAAAATACTTGTATGGCGCTTCCACAAACCGCACCGATGCATTTGATTGTTCTTCTTATACGGTAAAAGTATTTGCTCAAAACGGAATCAACCTACCAAGAACTTCTGCGCAACAAGCGAATGTAGGAAACGAAATACCATTGAGTGATATCCGTAAAGGGGACTTGGTATTTTTTGATACAGATGGAGATGGGATCATCAACCACGTTTCCATCGTGACGGATTCAAACACGCTTCTTCATGCTGCTACTAGTACAGGGGTTGCTTTCTCTTCTTATAATACTTATTGGAAACCGAGAGCGGTGAAAGCGGTTCGTGTTCTTTAAGTTTTACAAAATGTTAATATAACCATCAAACCAGTTTAACAAAGTATGAATATAATGAATCTTGTAAGGTTGTTTCACACTTTTAGCAGAAAGCTGTTGCTTTGTCTAACATGTCATGAATTACTCCCCTTTTTCATAATGAATAGATGCAACGGAACAACCTTTACCCTTTATCATTAAAATAGGCTACTTTCCCAAACTTGATGCCAGGAAAAAAGAGATGAATCGGATGCATCTCTTTTTTTCGTGGCTTTTTTTTAGAGATAAGAAAGTATATGATTCGGTTGATTTCCGTTCCTGGCGCTTCGCTTGCCTGCGGGCGGTCCGTGAGCCTCTAGGAAAGCGAAGCCATTTGCGGAAACCCACAGCGGAGCACAACCAAGCAACCAAAAAGGACCGGGCAGTTTTGCCTGGTTTTTCTTATCTCCTCCTCAAGACTTAGTATCGTTCGGTATAAAGCTGGAAATGACTGTAGGTAAAAGAATGAAAGAAAACCATTCTGCAGTATGTTATCGAAAACAGCGTCAAAATCTATACTAAGAGTGAGAACAAAACAAAGGAATGATGGAGGATGAAAACAATGTTAACATTACTATTCGGAAGAAAAAATGAGGATTTGGCGAAAAGACAGGAAGCGTCGATGGATGAAAAAAGATTAGAGATATACCTAAAAAGTGATATTGTTCGAAGATTCTAGTGAAGCTGCTGAAAATTGGTGGCTTCTTTTTTTATGAACATTAATCAAATAATACATTCATTTTTCTGAAAATAAACCATGTAAATGGTATAATTGTCGATATAAGACAAAAGATTCATAAAAAGGGTGAAAAAGGATTTGAATGAAGAAAGTCAAGAAATAAAAGAGATATTGTCTGGCAACAAAGATAAATACTCTCATATAATTGATCGCAGTAAGGACAAGCTTTTTGCAGTAGCATATCATATGTCTGCAACGGAATCAGAAGCAGAAAAACTAATAGAACAAGGTTTTCTTGAGGTTTATCAAAACCTAGAAAAATACGAAGAATCAATCTTTTTTTCTGATTGGCTTTACGAACGATTCATTCCCCTATTAGGTAAGAAGAGAGTAAAGGATAATACTAAACAGGCCAAAATGCCATTTCATAATCCACATTATATCGAGATGGAAGAAGCGCTTCATTCCTTGGCACCTGAAGCTAAGTTTCAATTGCTTCTAATTAAGCTGATGGATTTTACACCTGCTAAACTTTCGGGATTTATCGGAAAAAGCAAGGAGGAAATAGAAAAGAACTATTCAGCCTCCTTAAAACAAATCCGCCGTTGCACTTTATCAAGTGAAATCCATGAAGAAGGCGAAGACTGCCATAGTGAGGAAGAGCTTTCTTTGTATTTTGATGGAAAGCTAAGCGATGAAGCGGAACAGAAGATGAATGATCATTTAGAGTTCTGTCCGGATTGCAGAGAAGTATTACATTTGCTTAAACAAGAAGAAGCTACGTTAGAGAAGGTGTTGGACTACCCAAAACTTAATGAATCATTTAACGATCAAGTATTGAGTAAGCTTGACCCTTATGTACCGGCAAAACCAAAGCATCGAACGTGGAAATATCAACTTAGTGTTGTAGGAATATTAGGCGCAATCTTCTTATTCAGTGTCGTTATTTTACCAACCCTTAAGCCGCTTGCATCCATGGTTTCCACTTATATGGAGCATGGAACCATTTATAATGTCTGGACGGAAGGTACATATGCAGTTACTGATGAAGGTATAACTTTAGAGATTACAGATGTGGAAATCGATTCTCTGTATATGGCTGTCTACTATGAGATTAGTAGAGTAGGTGATGAGCCACCTAAAAAATTTCCAGTTGAAGATGTGGATTTTTATAGCTCGAAGCCATTAAGAATTGTAGATGAAGCTGGTAGCCATTACCCCGTTGATGCAACGATACCAGATCATCTTCGGCATGCAAGGAGTCTTGCTGAAGAGGAAGGGGAGGAAAAAGAAAGGCCCTACTATCTTTTGAAAATGCCTGATAAGCTACCTGACGAGTTTAACCTTGAAATAAATTTCGCTAGGCTCCAGGGACAATATGGAAAATGGAACATAGAAATTCCGATAAGATATGACAAGGTAGAAGACACAGCTGTGACGGTTAAATTGGATAAAACGATAAACATTGACGATAAAGCAGTCGTTGATATAATGGATGCTACCTATAGTAAAAACGGCAGCAGAATAAGGTATAAAGTCAACCATACAAAAGAAGAGGAAGCTAGATTAAGGAAGCTCTTGAAGGAACATGATCAGGAATATAGGATGGAAGAAATACTTCAGGGTCGTCATGTTGGACTTCATGTTACAACGGAAGAAGAGCATCTTGTCTTGCCTAATTACTTTCACTTTATGGTTTATGAACCCAATGAACCGGTAGAATTATATTTTTCGAATTATTACATTGGTAATGAGCAACAACAACAAATGGGCAACCATCAAATACAGGGGAAAATAGAAAATCCTGAGGAAGAACTTTATATAAAAATGTTTGGGGCCTCTTTTCAAGAGCCAACATTTTTCTCTCTGGAAGTACCACTTAAAGAGACAGAAACGACTCCTTTAGAGAGCGAATTCAGTAATTATAAGTTATTGGATTACAGTCTAACCCCTGAAAAGGATGGGGAAGGAAATATCACTAAGTATGCGCTCATCATTAATGGGGAGAATCAACAGGAGGGAGCACGTGGAGATATTGGCTGGAGCGTGTCGGATCAATCTGGTAATTACATTCCAACAGAAGGCTGGTATCATTACGAAGACATGCAAAAGGAAGGTAAGAAAAAGTTGCTGCATGTTGATATCGTCCCACATAACAATGTTTTTCCTGAAACTTTGGTGATAAAAGCGGACTATATTTATACCCATTACGATGAAAAAGAGTGGGAAAAGTTCCCTCTGTTTACTCAAGAGGAAAAAAATGATAGTGAGTCAGAGTAATGGAAGAAAGAATATATGTGGGAAAAGTACTAGCAGGTGACTTGGCAGCTTTTGAACCAATCATTGAAAAATATAAAGACAGTGTTTACAGAATGGGATATTGGTTATCAGGTAGTCAGAAAGTAGCTGAAAGAGTTACCAATGAGTGCTTTATAAAAGCGTTTAAAAACCTATCAACCTATCAGGAAAAGGAACTGTTCTCGTTTTGGTTGTATCAGGAGGTATTACCTCTACTGAAAAAGTTGCCGATGCTGGAAAATGGAGATGGCTTTGGGAACTGGCTATATGACAATCCTCATTATATGCAATTGCAGGAAGAGATACTTTCTTTACCAAAGGAAACGAGAGTTCCCCTGTTATTTTCCTATTTTCTCTTAGAGTTAACGGATGAACGGAAAGCGGATTTTTCGGAAAATAGTGTGAGAGACTTCACTGGGTATCTATTGGAAGCAAAAAAAATAATTCGGCAAAAGTTAGTTTCCCAAATTGATAATTCTACAGAAGCATGTTTGCGAGTGGAGGAACTAATTGCCTATCAGGATGAATTACTGGGGAGTCCGGAAGAGATCCGTATGGACGACCACTTGGAATTTTGTCCGGGATGCAGAGAGTTGCTTCAACTAATAGAGCGGGAAGAGAGCATGTTACAGCAGGTGCTTCAATCTCCGTCACTGGAAGTAGATTTTAATGAAAAGGTATTACAACAGTTAACCCCATATTCGGTCATAAAACCAAAACAACGAACGATGGTTTATCAGTTAGGTGTAATTGGTGTAATGATTGCCTTGATTGTCGGTGGGTTTGTTGTTCTGCCGACTGTTACCCCTTGGACCAAAATGGCAAGTAATTATCTAATGTACGGCAGTTTCTATAATGTATGGGCAAAGGGTACTTATACAGCAGAAGACAATGATATTACGGTAGAAATAACAAACGTGCATGTTGATCCTTTACATATGGTGGTTCACTATGAAGTATCCAGTGAAGAAAAGGGAGCAGGCGGTGGTGGAGTTGACAGGTTTACCGTTTATGCCAAGGATGAAGATGGTAAAACGTATGCGATGGAGGCTGCATCCGCAAAGGATAGTCTTATGGTAGAAAACGGAGCTAGCCAGGAAAGTTTAGTTGACGCGAATTTTTATGTGAGAGCACTGAACGAAGCAGCACTGCCGGAAAACTTCACTCTAATCATTGAATATCATATGTTGAATAGCAGGGGCGGAGATTGGAAGATTGAGCTTCCGATAGAATATGATAAAGCAATGGAAGATATTGAATTGCTGGAATTAAATGAAATACTAGTTGTTGATGAAAAAATTGAAGTGGAAATCCTTACTTTAGAGAAGGGCAAGTATGGTACCAGACTGAAATATGATGTAAGGCTGAAGGAAGAGGAAATCGAAAGAATAGAGACAAACCTGAAACTCACAAATCAGAAATATGATGAACATTTTTTAATGAGTTATCATGATGTGTTTGCCTCTGTGGTATTGGTCAACAATACAAATGAGTACCTGGTTCCAATCGGTTATCCTTCTTTAAATAATGTGAGCTCCATAAATCAAATTGATTTTTCAAATATTTACACTGATCAGGACTTAATGGAAATCAAACGTGTAGCTAAAGCGGATGAAAAGCTTTTTGCAGAAATTAAGACCATCTTTTATTTTGAACCGGGGGTTTATTCACTTACCGTTCCACTGGAGGAAACAACGAAGCAACCATTGAATATTGATTTAGATGGATACACAATGGACGAGCTGTCTGTAAACAGGCAAGAAGGGGAACTAACGAATGTGCTTATTACAGGGAAGCGAACTCAAAATTATAAAAAACGTAACTTTCAATGGGAGTTTTTTGATGATAACGGGCAAAGGATGAATGTGTATAATATCCCTGATTATGATTGGTATGATCGACAATCAGTAAACGAAAAAGTGGAATTGATTAATGTGGAAGTGGATCCTGAAGAATCACAATTAATGATACAAGCTAGTCAAATATCGAATGATTATTTTTTTGGAAAAAAGGAATATAGAATTCCACTAAATTAGTGGATTGGCGTTTGCATGTCCCAATTGCAGTACTTTCTTGGTATAATGGAAATCAGATGAAGTGGACGATGAAGGAGTATTTTATATGAATGAAAAAGCGATTCAAACATTTCGCGATTGTATCCCATTATTCCAAGTACTGGCGGATGAAGCAAGACAGGATATTATTCTGCTATTGGCTGAAAAAGAAGCATTAACTGTAACTGAGATCGCAGAAACGTCCAGGCTTTCCAGGCCGGCCATTTCCCACCACTTGAAAATTTTACGTGATAATAAACTTGTGGAAATCGAGCAAAAAGGAACTCAACGTATTTATTCTCTGAGTTTGGAGCCATCTGTTGCCATGCTTAAAGATTTAATTGGAATTGTGGAGAGTGAGTGTTTATAGTTTGTAGTGGAGGCAGCCATGAGAGTGTGGCTGTTTTTTCTTAGGTTTCGTTCGTTACAAGTCAAATTGTAAACGTTATAATAAAAGTAGTAGAAAAGAAAGGGCGTGTTGTTGGTGGAAATGAATCTTAAAGGAAAAACGGCTTTAATTTTGGCTTCTAGCCAAGGTCTTGGAAAGGCAATTGCCTCTTCTCTCATTGATGAAGGAGTCAATGTGGTTCTGGCGAGCAGAAACGAGGAAAAATTAGCTAATGTGCAGCGTGAACTAATGGATAATGAAGGTGGGAGGGCTTCTTATATCCAAACAGACATTACTGACCCTACTCAAATTAAAAGTGCCGTAAATCATGCGGTGGATACATATGGTCGACTTGATATTTTGGTAAATAACGCCGGGGGTCCTCCTGCCGGTTCATTTGAACAGATAACCGATGAGCAGTGGCAGCAGGCTTTTGAATTAAATCTATTAAGCTATATTAGAACCATCAGGGAAGCACTTCCCCACCTTAAGAAAAACGGAGGGAAAATCATCAATATCGCTTCATCCTCCATCAAGGAACCAATTCCTGGCTTACTTCTATCCAATACGTTCCGCACAGGCATCGTTGGATTGACTAAGACATTAGCAGGTGAGCTTGCTGGAGATAATATCTTGATCAATACGGTAGCACCTGGAAGAATTGCTACAGACAGAGTGGCGTTTTTGGATGAAGTCAATGCCAAGAAACAGGGTATCACCAAAACGGAGATGGAAGAGAAAGTCAAGGCAGGGATACCGCTTGGTCGTTACGGAGAGCCGGAGGAATTTGCCAAAGTGGTAACGTTTTTAGTATCAGATGCCAACAGCTATATGACTGGCAGCTCGTTCTTAGTTGATGGAGGCATGGTCAAATCTATTTAAATTTATGGTTATTGTTAGAGAGAAGGGAAGCTAGGAAGTTATGAAGAATTTATTGTTGTTAATACTTGGAGGCTTTGCAATAGGCATTATCTTGGGCGTTCTAAATGTTCAATTCAACTTCTGGATATTTGTTGGTCTCCTTGTTTTAGCATTTATTGCCTTATCATACAGGGACGTTAAATATATGTTTTTATCCCGGGATGTGGAGAAAATAGAGAAGTATTTAGAAAAAAAGCGTCATGAGCCGTACTATGGGTTTATTTTAGAATTGGCCCATGGAAACTTGACTGGTGCCAAGAAAGAGTTGGAGGAGCTTGAACGAAAGTGGAAGGGG
This window of the Sutcliffiella horikoshii genome carries:
- a CDS encoding YjcZ family sporulation protein, which gives rise to MGKDAGCGAGFTLFIILFILLIIIGAAYIY
- a CDS encoding manganese catalase family protein → MFCRTNRLLIPLPKPKNPDPNGAAAVQELLGGKFGEMSTLNNYMFQSINFRNKKKLKPFFDLVASITAEELGHVELVTTTINLMLEGVTYPAPPDATPLRDTKDFRNTYQYIANAQTALPGDSMGRAWTGDNVFNSGNLVLDLLHNFFLECGARTHKMRVYQMTDNPVAREMIGYLLVRGGVHVVAYAKALEIATGVDITKLVPIPSLENKAFETTRKFEAEGAHRKLYTFSPTDYKDVAMIWKGSHPEDGGKLEVIQGSPPGAPMPDLQSVPEEFAPGISQEDFMEIAKRLQRSAGI
- a CDS encoding LysM peptidoglycan-binding domain-containing protein, with the protein product MKKKVMAGALVTSIMFSGQAYASDYVVKSGDSLWKIANNNQVSVSNIKSWNNLNSDLIYPGQKLLLQAGGATSQPAPAPAPSQPTSITYTIKAGDSLSIIARKHQTTIANLLKLNPSIKDVNRIYIGQKINVAAPSSTAPSQPVAPAPSPSKPAPKASTYIIKSGENLSSVANRHGVTLNALLSANPSIQNANRIYVGQVINIPGDVTATPGNDASWEAKADAIIETGKKYLGAKYLYGASTNRTDAFDCSSYTVKVFAQNGINLPRTSAQQANVGNEIPLSDIRKGDLVFFDTDGDGIINHVSIVTDSNTLLHAATSTGVAFSSYNTYWKPRAVKAVRVL
- a CDS encoding zf-HC2 domain-containing protein, which translates into the protein MNEESQEIKEILSGNKDKYSHIIDRSKDKLFAVAYHMSATESEAEKLIEQGFLEVYQNLEKYEESIFFSDWLYERFIPLLGKKRVKDNTKQAKMPFHNPHYIEMEEALHSLAPEAKFQLLLIKLMDFTPAKLSGFIGKSKEEIEKNYSASLKQIRRCTLSSEIHEEGEDCHSEEELSLYFDGKLSDEAEQKMNDHLEFCPDCREVLHLLKQEEATLEKVLDYPKLNESFNDQVLSKLDPYVPAKPKHRTWKYQLSVVGILGAIFLFSVVILPTLKPLASMVSTYMEHGTIYNVWTEGTYAVTDEGITLEITDVEIDSLYMAVYYEISRVGDEPPKKFPVEDVDFYSSKPLRIVDEAGSHYPVDATIPDHLRHARSLAEEEGEEKERPYYLLKMPDKLPDEFNLEINFARLQGQYGKWNIEIPIRYDKVEDTAVTVKLDKTINIDDKAVVDIMDATYSKNGSRIRYKVNHTKEEEARLRKLLKEHDQEYRMEEILQGRHVGLHVTTEEEHLVLPNYFHFMVYEPNEPVELYFSNYYIGNEQQQQMGNHQIQGKIENPEEELYIKMFGASFQEPTFFSLEVPLKETETTPLESEFSNYKLLDYSLTPEKDGEGNITKYALIINGENQQEGARGDIGWSVSDQSGNYIPTEGWYHYEDMQKEGKKKLLHVDIVPHNNVFPETLVIKADYIYTHYDEKEWEKFPLFTQEEKNDSESE
- a CDS encoding ArsR/SmtB family transcription factor — its product is MNEKAIQTFRDCIPLFQVLADEARQDIILLLAEKEALTVTEIAETSRLSRPAISHHLKILRDNKLVEIEQKGTQRIYSLSLEPSVAMLKDLIGIVESECL
- a CDS encoding SDR family oxidoreductase; this translates as MEMNLKGKTALILASSQGLGKAIASSLIDEGVNVVLASRNEEKLANVQRELMDNEGGRASYIQTDITDPTQIKSAVNHAVDTYGRLDILVNNAGGPPAGSFEQITDEQWQQAFELNLLSYIRTIREALPHLKKNGGKIINIASSSIKEPIPGLLLSNTFRTGIVGLTKTLAGELAGDNILINTVAPGRIATDRVAFLDEVNAKKQGITKTEMEEKVKAGIPLGRYGEPEEFAKVVTFLVSDANSYMTGSSFLVDGGMVKSI